A genomic segment from Corylus avellana chromosome ca5, CavTom2PMs-1.0 encodes:
- the LOC132180629 gene encoding amino acid transporter AVT6A-like: MTIGNVAPKKERKSRKSVTIVDDKAPLLPKRQEEDVGFDEFNGASFTGAVFNLSTTIVGAGIMALPATMKALGLGLGIAMIIFMAFLTDASIQFLLRFSRAGKSGSYGGLMGNAFGKYGKFLLQLSVIINNIGVLIVYMIIIGDVLSGTSSSGDHHAGVLEGWFGEHWWNGRTFVLSVTTLCIFAPLACFKRIDSLRYTSALSVALAVVFLVITVGISIMKLISGGVMMPRFLPDVTDLTSFFELFTVVPVLVTAYICHYNVHSIDNELEDPTQINTVVRTSLALCSSVYIMTSFFGFLLFGDATLDDVLANFDTNLGIPYGSLLNDAVRVSYAAHLMLVFPVVFFPLRLNLDGLLFPSSRPLVRDNCRFALISIGLITLIFLGANFIPSIWDAFQFTGATAAVCLGFIFPAAITLRDKHYIATKKDKFLAVFMIVLAVFSNLMAIYSDAYALIKKNTSPRD, translated from the exons ATGACGATTGGAAATGTTGCACCTAAGAAGGAGAGGAAGTCACGAAAGTCCGTAACAATTGTTGATGATAAAGCCCCCTTGTTGCCTAAGAGGCAAGAGGAAGATGTTGGGTTTGATGAGTTTAATGGTGCTTCCTTTACTGGGGCAGTGTTCAACTTATCTACCACAATTGTCGGTGCTGGGATCATGGCGTTGCCGGCAACCATGAAAGCTTTGGGGCTTGGTCTTGGGATTGCCATGATAATCTTTATGGCGTTTCTGACCGATGCTTCAATCCAGTTTTTGCTTAGGTTTAGCCGGGCTGGGAAGTCGGGTTCTTATGGAGGTCTTATGGGGAATGCCTTTGGAAAATATGGGAAATTTTTGCTGCAGTTAAGTGTCATAATTAACAACATTGGCGTACTCATTGTGTACATGATTATTATTG GCGATGTGCTTTCTGGAACATCTTCAAGTGGAGATCACCATGCTGGTGTCCTCGAAGGGTGGTTTGGAGAACACTGGTGGAATGGGCGCACCTTTGTTCTCTCTGTCACGACGCTTTGTATATTTGCTCCATTGGCATGCTTTAAGCGAATCG ATTCATTAAGGTATACATCTGCTTTATCAGTTGCCCTGGCGGTTGTGTTTCTTGTTATTACCGTTGGAATTTCCATTATGAAGTTGATAAGTGGAGGCGTTATGATGCCTAGATTCCTACCTGATGTTACTGATCTGACATCATTCTTTGAACTCTTCACTGTAGTCCCTGTTCTTGTCACTGCATATATCTGCCACTATAACG TTCACAGCATAGACAATGAACTTGAAGATCCTACACAGATAAACACGGTTGTGCGTACTTCGCTTGCTTTATGCTCATCTGTGTACATAATGACGAGCTTTTTTGGGTTCCTTCTGTTTGGTGATGCAACTCTAGATGATGTGCTTGCCAACTTTGATACCAACCTCGGCATTCCTTACGGTTCACTGCTTAATGATGCTGTCCGTGTTAGCTATGCTGCCCACCTCATGCTCGTATTTCCTGTTGTCTTCTTCCCATTGCGGCTCAACTTGGATGGCCTCCTCTTTCCCTCATCAAGGCCTTTGGTTCGGGATAATTGTAGGTTTGCATTGATCTCGATTGGGCTCATTACTCTTATATTCTTAGGTGCAAATTTCATACCCAGCATTTGGGATGCTTTCCAATTCACTGGAGCAACTGCTGCAGTGTGCCTAGGGTTCATTTTTCCTGCTGCCATTACTCTTAG GGATAAGCACTACATTGCAACGAAGAAGGACAAGTTCTTGGCTGTTTTTATGATAGTCCTAGCAGTCTTCTCAAACCTGATGGCCATATATAGTGATGCCTATGCCTTGATAAAGAAGAATACATCTCCCCGTGACTGA